A single Fibrobacter sp. DNA region contains:
- a CDS encoding T9SS type A sorting domain-containing protein, which produces MVIRNFFSLAVLAAVCAQGASITVQKDNPEQQVVGFGAGAVYYQGWVTALGESTREAFYDTAFTGLNLTLLRMGNWAQDLSEGVSKDDVAIVKAAKDRQGDKLKIEMSSWSAPANLKPSNSLEGSAAAGDKSKATLKPSNTDPYGKYVYSDFASWWKQSYLAYRVAGIPIDYISLQNEPDMFADYHETLFDPTESGSVAGYAQALNAVYDSLKSIENPPKILGPEPLGIGYSNFQKYMNALDGNKLDGYAYHLYHAGNGHDNSLENYNNPENFRSPMDGIMTKYLSSTKPIIMTEFCSMEENGKEEYMTGLAHIIQVGFTSGGIAGYIAWELFWGEGKGQLIGVCTKGWGSCSEDQIVISPEYHALRHYSKFVNPGWYVVPAIVSDAADLYAVAFRDAYGRDSVTVVVVNEGSSAVSLDAPVIQYDQVLVMGHAEEKWELVTAVQSVENGEKSKVIDIADSYSIPGNSITTFVYKNMNSSAIRLASDTRSLGVSIVGRVVTTSGVKSLQVFDMQGRPVYKVQNVTGNVSLANLPAGPYILRVKDGNSWKVQRIQLR; this is translated from the coding sequence ATGGTGATTCGTAATTTTTTTTCTCTTGCTGTCCTAGCCGCCGTGTGCGCCCAGGGAGCCTCCATAACGGTACAAAAGGATAATCCTGAACAGCAGGTGGTGGGTTTTGGTGCGGGTGCTGTTTATTACCAAGGGTGGGTTACCGCTCTTGGGGAATCCACCCGTGAGGCCTTTTACGATACCGCCTTTACAGGCTTGAATCTTACTCTTTTGCGTATGGGAAACTGGGCGCAGGATTTATCCGAAGGCGTCAGCAAGGATGACGTGGCTATCGTCAAGGCCGCCAAGGACCGTCAGGGAGATAAACTGAAAATCGAGATGTCCAGCTGGTCTGCCCCCGCAAACCTGAAGCCCAGCAATAGTTTGGAGGGAAGCGCTGCTGCTGGAGATAAGTCAAAGGCAACGCTTAAACCTTCGAATACGGACCCTTATGGCAAATATGTCTATAGTGATTTTGCTAGTTGGTGGAAACAGAGTTACCTGGCTTATCGTGTCGCAGGCATCCCTATTGACTACATCAGTTTGCAGAACGAACCGGACATGTTTGCCGATTACCACGAAACTTTGTTCGACCCTACAGAATCGGGTTCGGTGGCGGGTTACGCCCAGGCATTGAATGCGGTTTACGATTCCTTGAAGTCCATAGAGAATCCGCCCAAGATTTTGGGACCTGAACCCCTTGGCATCGGTTACAGCAATTTCCAGAAATACATGAATGCCCTGGATGGCAATAAACTGGATGGTTACGCTTATCACCTATACCATGCTGGGAATGGCCATGACAATTCCCTGGAAAACTACAACAATCCGGAGAACTTCCGTAGTCCTATGGATGGCATTATGACCAAGTATCTATCTTCCACCAAGCCAATCATCATGACAGAATTCTGCAGCATGGAAGAAAACGGCAAGGAAGAATATATGACGGGTCTTGCCCACATTATCCAGGTGGGATTTACTTCGGGCGGGATTGCCGGATATATTGCCTGGGAACTGTTCTGGGGCGAAGGCAAGGGACAGTTGATTGGTGTCTGCACCAAGGGCTGGGGAAGTTGCTCTGAAGACCAGATTGTCATTAGCCCCGAATACCATGCCTTGCGCCATTATTCAAAATTCGTGAATCCGGGCTGGTATGTGGTTCCGGCAATAGTTTCCGATGCTGCCGACCTTTATGCCGTTGCTTTTAGGGATGCATACGGCCGGGATTCTGTGACGGTGGTGGTCGTTAACGAAGGTTCCTCGGCCGTGAGCCTGGATGCCCCTGTAATCCAGTATGACCAGGTCCTTGTGATGGGCCATGCGGAGGAAAAATGGGAACTCGTTACGGCGGTTCAATCCGTAGAGAACGGTGAAAAGAGCAAGGTTATCGATATCGCTGATTCCTATAGTATTCCGGGAAACTCAATCACGACCTTTGTCTACAAGAACATGAACAGTTCTGCCATTCGGTTGGCTTCTGATACTCGCAGTTTGGGCGTTTCAATCGTGGGCCGTGTTGTGACTACGTCCGGCGTGAAGTCTCTGCAGGTTTTCGACATGCAGGGCCGCCCAGTTTATAAGGTGCAGAATGTGACGGGAAATGTCTCGCTTGCAAACTTGCCTGCAGGCCCCTATATTTTGCGAGTCAAAGACGGCAATTCCTGGAAGGTGCAGCGAATCCAGTTGCGGTAA